DNA from Kitasatospora herbaricolor:
ATCGCCGCCTCCGACCGGGTCAACGCCGAGACCTACCGCGACCAGGCACACCACCGCGCGCTGGAGCACTGGGCCCGCTCCGCCGCCGCCTGCGAGGAGGCCGAGCTGGTGAGCGCGGCCGAGCTGCGCCGCGCCCACCGGTACGAGAGCCGCTCGGACGCCGAGAAGGCCGCGTTCGAAGCCGGGGAACGCGCCCGGCTGGCCGCCGCCCGCGAGCTGCTGGAGCAGCAGCTGCGGTTCGTCCGCTCCCTGCGGCAGCCCTACCCGACCACCGTGCGGTCCCACCGCCGAGACCTTCAGGAGTGCTCATGAACACCGGCGACGCCCCGGCTCGCTCGACGGCGGCACCGGCCACCCCGGTAACTGGCCGTCTGGACACTCTCCAAATCGACCCGGCGCCCGCAGGCCCGCATCCCCCGGCCACACCTTGCGGTGCTGGTCAGCGCACCGTCGGTACCTTGGCGCGGACGTACGCCGCCCAGTTGGCCTCAAAGCTCGCCGGGGCAAGCCCGGTGGCGGTGGCGATCTGCTGGTCGTACTCCTTGGGCTTGGCGTAGTGGGCGGCGACGAATGCGAAGGCCTTCTCCTCGCCGTACGTCTCGGCCAGGTAGGCGATGGCGAGGCCGGCGAGGTCGTAGTTGGCGTTGCGGGCCCTGCCGTCGTCGGCGTAGACGTCGAGGCCGTCGGGGAGGTGGCCGTCGAAGCGGTAGCCGCGCAGGGCGGAACGGGCTTCGAGCTGGGCCCGGTCGTCCTTCCCGCGCTGCGCCATGTACTCGGCGAAGCCTTCGACAACCCATGGGCGGGTGTTCTGCAGCCCTTGGACGAGGACTGCCTCGGTGCGGAACGGGGCGACGATGGCGTGGCCCATCTCGTGGCGGCTGATCTCCCTCACGCCGTCGCGCCAGTCGGCTCCGGTGAAGTAGCTCTGGGCAGTGTCCATGACGATCCTCGATCCGCCGGAAAGGATCTCCGTGAGCTGCTTGGAGTCGTAGGCGGGCAACGCCATGTTGACGCCGGCTTCCAGAGCGTCGTCGTCGCGGCCTTCGCCGGAGTAGAGGTGGTTGTAGACGGCGCGGTCCTTCTCCAGGACGACGAAGAAGCCGTGTGCGGCTTCGCGTCCGCCGGCCCCGGGCAGGCCGGACTTGTTCCAGGCCTCGAGGTCGTCGTGGGCGGCCTGGGCGATGAGGTCGATGTCGCGGGTCACTTCCGCGCCTTGGGCCTTGCCGGCCACGACCACGAGATGGTCGCGGTGCTCGACGGTGAGGTCGTCGTAGTAGTCCCACGGCGCGGGGTAGTAGCTGCCGTCGGAGACCTTGCCCTGCAGGTCTTTCGACCCGCCCACGGCAGTGATCGTCGGGGCGTCCCCGCCTTCGACCCGCCAGTTGTAGACCTCTGGCACCGGCAGGATGTCGACGCCCTTCACCTGGTGAACGAAGGTGACCATCATGTCGCGGCCGTCCATGGGGACAGCGAACTCCGTCTCCCAGCGGGCTGTCTCCCAGGGAATCTTGACCAGGTTTCGGAAGACCTTGCGCTGCTTCTCGACCTCCTCCCCGGTGAAGGGGCTGAGGAAGGCCTGCTCGTCCTTGGCCGCCAGCGCTGCGGTCATCTTGTCGGCCACCCTCTGCCACGGGGATCCGGTGTGGACGGGGTGCTTCTGGTTCGAGACGTGGTGGACGACCGCGCCGAGGCAGACGGAGGCGAGGCCGAGAACCGTGGCCAGGACGATGAGGAGAACCTTCCTGTCCCTGCCCCTGCCCTTGCCCTTGCGCGGCGGCTGCGAGGCCGTGGGGGTGGCCGGACCAGGGGGGTAGGGGGGCCGGGGGACGCTGTAGGCCCCATCGGCCCACGGGGGCAGGGTTGGGTCCGGATGGTTCCGCGTCGACAGATGGGACGGGTCGGGCATGGGACTCCTTCGTGAGGACGCGCGACCCGCGGTCGCGCGTCGTGCGAATGCGGGAGCAGTCGGGTGAGGCAGGGCATCGCCTGGTGTCACCGCTGGTTCCAGCCGATCTCGGCTGCCATCAGGTGGCCTTCCAGGCGGGTGAGGTCCGCCATTCGCGCGGAGGCCTCGTACGCGGCGAGAACCCGCTTCGTGGTCCGCACGGCCGCTGCCGGCCGCCTGAGAAGGGGCCGGATCCACTGGCTGACTGCGTCGTCCAACTCGGTGGCAAGGGTCACCCGGTGCAGGATGGCCATGCGCAGGGCCGTCTCGGCGTCCACCGACCGGCCGGTGAGGAGAAGCTCGCGGGTGGCGGCCGGGCCGATCTCACTGATGAGCCGGGCTGCGGCTCCTCCCCAGGTGCCGGGAAGGCCGAGAGCGACCTCGGGCAGGCGGTACAGGCTGTCGTGTGCGCCGACGCGCAGATCGCAAGCCACCGCGAGCGCGAGGCCGGCGCCAACGGCCCGCCCCTGGACACGGGCGATGGTGACAGCGTCAAGTTCCGCAAGCCCGCTGAACACGAGGCGGGCGGATTCGCCGAGGCGGCGGATTTCCGCTCCCCTCGGGTCTTGGGTGATGAGTCGGTCGAGCTCCTGGCGGTCGCCGCCGAGGCTGAAATCGTCGGACTCCCCCGAGATGACGAGCACCCGGACACTCGAGGCTTCGCGCACTGCTGTGAGCACCGCAAGGAGGTCCCGGAGCATCTGCGCATCCAGGACTGCCCTGGTGAGCTGGATCCGGGCCACGCTCCCCTGATCCGACGTGACGGCGGTGAGCGAGGAAAGGCAGGGCAGTTGCAGCATCACGTCAGCCTTCGCGTCGGGAGCTTCAGGGACGCCGTGCGATGGGAAGGCTCTCCATCCGCCGAAAGGCGACCCGCGACTCCCACAGCGGAGGCGACGGCAGGTAGAGGCCGGGCAAGCGGCTCAGGAGAGCTTCGACGAAGTGGATCGCCATGGTCCGGGCAAGGCCGGCGCCGATGCAGTAGTGAGCGCCGGCTCCGAACGCGAGGTGCCTGCGGCCGGTGCGTCGAACATCGAAGGTGTTGGGCTGCTCGTAGACCGTCGGGTCGTGCTGGGCTGCGCCGATCAGCAGGTAGGCCACCTGGCCTGCGGTGATATTCACGCCGGCGAGGGTGGTGTTCCGGGGGGCGACTCGGCTGATGACCTGGACCGGTGGGTCGAAGCGCAGGGCTTCGTCGACCAGCATGGACGTGTGTTCGGGGTGGGAGCGTAGCCAGCGGGCCTGCTCGGGATGCTGTACCAGGAGTAGCACCGTACTGGCCAGGAGCGCCCCGGTGGTCTCGAGCCCGGCCATCAGGGAGAACATCGCCAGTCGGCGGACGGTCACATCCGATGCGGGGCGGTTGGGCGCCGCCGCGTCCCACACGGTCAGCCAGTTGGTGATCACATCGTCTCGGGGGCAGGCTCGCCTGTCGGCGATGATTGCCGCGAAGTACGCCTGGAGTTCGCCGCTGGCCAGGTCGGCCTGTTCGAGGCGCCGGGGAGTGGGAAAGAGCTCCTGGGCATAGATGTGTTCCCGTGTGAGCTGGTGCAGCCGGTCGAAGTCCCGCGCCGGGAGGCCCAGCCAACGGCCGACGACGTTGATCGGGAACTGTTCACTGGTGTGCACGAAGTCGGCGCGAGGCCCCTCGGTCAGGGCGTCTTCGAGTTGGTCGAGCAGTTCGTCGGTTGTCTCGCGTATCGGGGTGGTGAGGCGCTGGAGAGTCTGCTTGCCGAAGGCCTCGCGCAGGACTCGGCGTTGTTCGGTGTGCTCCGGGGGGTTGAGGGACATGATCACGTGACCGAGTTCCTGGGCGGACCGGGATGTCCACCGGGTGCCCTGGCTTTGTCGCCAGTGCCAGTCCAGGGAGGTCCATGCCCGGTCGCGCAGGATCGTCTCGCACACCTGATGGCTGGTGACGAGTACTCCGCCCCAGGGGGAGGGCAGTACCGCGCCTAGTTGGTGGAGTTGTGCGAAGAGAGGCAGTGGGTCGCTCTGCCCACGAGCGGAGCGGAGCTGGGAGAGCAGAGCGACCACATTCCGGGCTTCGCCCGGCTCGAAGCTCGCCTCCCGCCCGCGCGGGCTGGTTACAGTCCGGGTCGGTGCCGGGTTCATCTC
Protein-coding regions in this window:
- a CDS encoding enoyl-CoA hydratase/isomerase family protein, translated to MLQLPCLSSLTAVTSDQGSVARIQLTRAVLDAQMLRDLLAVLTAVREASSVRVLVISGESDDFSLGGDRQELDRLITQDPRGAEIRRLGESARLVFSGLAELDAVTIARVQGRAVGAGLALAVACDLRVGAHDSLYRLPEVALGLPGTWGGAAARLISEIGPAATRELLLTGRSVDAETALRMAILHRVTLATELDDAVSQWIRPLLRRPAAAVRTTKRVLAAYEASARMADLTRLEGHLMAAEIGWNQR
- a CDS encoding cytochrome P450, whose amino-acid sequence is MCETILRDRAWTSLDWHWRQSQGTRWTSRSAQELGHVIMSLNPPEHTEQRRVLREAFGKQTLQRLTTPIRETTDELLDQLEDALTEGPRADFVHTSEQFPINVVGRWLGLPARDFDRLHQLTREHIYAQELFPTPRRLEQADLASGELQAYFAAIIADRRACPRDDVITNWLTVWDAAAPNRPASDVTVRRLAMFSLMAGLETTGALLASTVLLLVQHPEQARWLRSHPEHTSMLVDEALRFDPPVQVISRVAPRNTTLAGVNITAGQVAYLLIGAAQHDPTVYEQPNTFDVRRTGRRHLAFGAGAHYCIGAGLARTMAIHFVEALLSRLPGLYLPSPPLWESRVAFRRMESLPIARRP